From Pseudomonas sp. FP2335, the proteins below share one genomic window:
- a CDS encoding glutaredoxin family protein — protein MLGGVFKKVLLVLLVVVVFQNWGKIERVFNPSQVAPEQTRASARVVLYSTEWCGYCKQIRRFLDQKGLPYQAFDIEKDAQARKAYEALGGGGIPFVDVNGTLIREFSPEKIMAALK, from the coding sequence ATGCTCGGCGGGGTGTTCAAGAAAGTCCTGCTGGTATTGCTGGTGGTGGTGGTGTTCCAGAACTGGGGCAAGATCGAGCGGGTGTTCAATCCGTCCCAGGTGGCGCCGGAACAAACCCGGGCCTCGGCGCGGGTGGTGCTCTATTCCACCGAATGGTGCGGCTACTGCAAGCAGATCCGCCGCTTCCTGGACCAGAAAGGCCTGCCCTACCAGGCGTTCGACATCGAAAAGGACGCCCAGGCGCGCAAGGCCTACGAGGCGCTGGGCGGCGGCGGGATTCCGTTTGTAGACGTCAACGGCACGCTGATCCGTGAGTTCAGCCCGGAGAAGATCATGGCGGCGCTGAAATAA
- a CDS encoding sigma-70 family RNA polymerase sigma factor yields the protein MQPSNTVEVLYTDHHHWLTGWLRRKLGCPESAADLAQDTFIRVLSARETPTLIEPRAFLTTVAKRVLCNFYRRQDLERAYLDALAQLPEHVAPSEEERAIILQTLVELDQLLDGLPTPVKRAFLLAQLDGLTYAQIGAELGISIATVKRHLNKAAMRCYFAL from the coding sequence TTGCAGCCGTCCAACACCGTCGAAGTTTTGTACACCGACCATCACCACTGGCTCACCGGCTGGTTGCGACGCAAGCTCGGCTGCCCGGAAAGTGCCGCCGACCTGGCGCAAGACACCTTCATCCGCGTGCTCAGCGCCCGTGAAACGCCAACATTGATCGAACCCCGCGCCTTCCTCACCACCGTGGCCAAGCGCGTGCTGTGCAATTTCTACCGCCGCCAGGACCTGGAGCGCGCCTACCTCGACGCCCTGGCCCAGTTGCCCGAACACGTGGCACCGTCGGAAGAGGAACGCGCAATCATCCTGCAAACCCTGGTCGAGCTGGACCAGTTGCTCGACGGCTTGCCCACGCCAGTCAAACGCGCCTTCCTGCTGGCCCAACTCGATGGCCTGACCTACGCGCAAATCGGCGCAGAGCTGGGCATCTCCATCGCCACCGTCAAACGCCACCTGAATAAAGCCGCCATGCGCTGCTACTTTGCCCTATGA
- a CDS encoding FecR family protein, with product MNRTPTPDQEHAALAWLSLLHDQPSSGDQATFSQWLRADPAHIEAYSRAQVLWELSEVPARKLADEDALALQGYLKAMHTSKRSRVVRGAGALAMAACLLLMVSMGAGWQPSRWVDDFGADYVTAPGEVKTVTLADKSQVTLDADSAIAVDFSHGERHIQLRRGAGFFSVTHTGESFVVEAGSGEARVLGTQFEVRLQPAGAQVTVLSGRVGVTPSRQGQQQVLTAGQQVAYTQGVADAMHPVDSESRLAWRDGWLNYYKAPLADVVKDLERYYPGRILLLNDEMGSKRVSGSFPSKDPQAVLNALQAVLGFEQHNLLGRVIVVR from the coding sequence GTGAACCGCACCCCCACGCCCGACCAGGAACACGCCGCGCTGGCCTGGCTGAGCCTGCTGCACGACCAACCGAGCAGCGGCGACCAGGCCACGTTCAGCCAATGGTTGCGTGCCGATCCGGCCCACATCGAGGCGTACTCCCGGGCCCAGGTGCTTTGGGAATTGAGTGAAGTGCCTGCGCGAAAATTGGCGGACGAGGATGCATTGGCCTTGCAGGGTTACCTCAAGGCGATGCACACCTCGAAGCGCTCGCGGGTTGTACGCGGGGCAGGCGCGTTGGCGATGGCCGCGTGCCTGCTGCTGATGGTGTCCATGGGCGCAGGCTGGCAGCCGTCGCGCTGGGTCGATGACTTTGGCGCCGACTATGTGACGGCGCCAGGCGAAGTCAAAACCGTCACCCTGGCGGATAAATCCCAAGTCACCCTTGATGCCGACAGCGCGATTGCCGTGGATTTCAGCCATGGCGAACGGCACATCCAGTTGCGTCGTGGTGCGGGGTTTTTCAGCGTGACCCACACTGGCGAGTCCTTTGTGGTGGAGGCGGGCAGCGGTGAAGCGCGGGTGCTCGGTACGCAATTCGAAGTGCGCCTGCAACCGGCGGGGGCGCAGGTGACGGTGTTGTCGGGGCGGGTAGGGGTGACGCCGTCCAGGCAGGGCCAACAGCAAGTCCTTACAGCCGGCCAGCAAGTGGCCTACACGCAAGGTGTGGCCGATGCCATGCACCCGGTGGACAGCGAATCGCGCCTGGCCTGGCGCGACGGCTGGCTCAACTACTACAAGGCGCCGCTGGCCGATGTGGTCAAGGATCTGGAGCGCTACTACCCGGGCCGCATCCTGTTGCTCAACGATGAGATGGGCAGCAAGCGCGTCAGTGGCAGTTTCCCGAGCAAGGATCCGCAGGCGGTGTTGAATGCGTTGCAGGCCGTGCTCGGGTTCGAGCAGCACAACCTGCTGGGTCGCGTGATCGTGGTGCGCTGA
- a CDS encoding HU family DNA-binding protein, whose protein sequence is MAITKDQLIADLAEAVDAPKTTVRALLDQLSQVVADQLENGGEITLPGVGKLKVTERPARTGRNPSTGAAIEIAAKKVIKLVVAKGLTDAVNK, encoded by the coding sequence ATGGCTATTACTAAAGACCAACTGATCGCTGACCTGGCTGAAGCAGTAGACGCACCGAAAACCACCGTGCGCGCTCTGCTGGACCAACTGAGCCAAGTTGTTGCTGACCAGCTGGAAAACGGCGGCGAAATCACTCTGCCAGGCGTTGGCAAACTGAAAGTGACCGAGCGTCCTGCCCGTACTGGCCGTAACCCTTCGACTGGCGCTGCCATCGAAATCGCTGCCAAGAAAGTTATCAAGCTGGTTGTGGCCAAAGGCCTGACCGACGCTGTTAACAAGTAA
- a CDS encoding DUF3649 domain-containing protein, translating to MKSKTSLALPYRLAVTSRVLAAVVGGYLMASLAAICLALWMPTSRADAVITGMMSSFVFYLLAVLWCFACRTAWRAWFGVMLPSAAFATLAGVGLWMARP from the coding sequence ATGAAAAGCAAAACCTCACTTGCGCTACCCTACCGTCTGGCCGTCACATCGCGGGTGCTCGCGGCTGTCGTCGGCGGCTACCTGATGGCCTCCCTGGCCGCCATCTGCCTGGCATTGTGGATGCCCACGTCCCGCGCCGACGCGGTGATCACCGGGATGATGAGTTCGTTTGTGTTCTATCTGCTGGCGGTGCTCTGGTGCTTTGCATGCCGCACGGCCTGGCGCGCCTGGTTTGGCGTGATGTTGCCGAGTGCGGCGTTTGCCACCCTGGCGGGTGTGGGGTTGTGGATGGCGCGTCCATGA
- the rlmF gene encoding 23S rRNA (adenine(1618)-N(6))-methyltransferase RlmF: MTAPSTPKPARKKPKTAATAKPVAPRKEATLHPRNRHTGRYDFPALIKTTPELAKFVIINPYGKESIDFASPDAVRVFNRALLKSFYGIQHWDIPADYLCPPVPGRADYVHFLADLLASNNDGKVPRGSIIKVLDIGMGANCVYPLIGYMEYRWTFLGSEVDPTAVAAAKAIVQSNDLSKVIQLRQQPNPKQILLGLLEPGERFDLTMCNPPFHASMDEATKGSERKWRALGKADPKRKLPVLNFGGQSAELWCEGGEARFVTQLIAESAHFAHKVLWFSTLVSKASNLPAIETALKKAGVLESQVVEMSQGQKQSRFVAWTFQTKNEQQIWRQRWARD, from the coding sequence ATGACCGCCCCCAGCACACCCAAGCCTGCACGCAAGAAGCCTAAAACCGCCGCCACGGCCAAGCCCGTCGCGCCGCGCAAAGAGGCTACCCTGCACCCGCGCAACCGCCACACAGGCCGTTACGACTTCCCGGCGCTGATCAAGACCACGCCGGAACTGGCGAAATTCGTGATCATCAATCCGTATGGCAAAGAGAGCATCGACTTCGCCAGCCCGGATGCGGTGCGGGTGTTCAACCGGGCGCTGCTCAAATCCTTCTATGGCATCCAGCATTGGGACATCCCGGCCGATTACCTGTGCCCGCCGGTGCCGGGGCGTGCGGACTACGTGCACTTCCTCGCCGACCTGTTGGCCAGCAACAACGACGGCAAGGTCCCGCGCGGCTCGATCATCAAGGTGCTGGACATCGGCATGGGCGCCAACTGCGTCTATCCGCTGATTGGCTACATGGAGTACCGCTGGACCTTCCTTGGCTCGGAGGTCGACCCTACCGCCGTGGCCGCCGCCAAGGCCATCGTGCAGTCCAACGACTTGAGCAAGGTCATCCAACTGCGCCAGCAACCCAACCCCAAGCAGATCCTGCTGGGCTTGCTGGAGCCGGGTGAGCGTTTTGACCTGACCATGTGCAACCCGCCGTTCCACGCGTCCATGGACGAAGCCACCAAGGGCAGCGAGCGTAAATGGCGCGCCCTGGGCAAGGCCGATCCCAAGCGCAAGTTGCCGGTACTGAATTTCGGTGGCCAATCGGCCGAATTGTGGTGTGAAGGCGGCGAAGCGCGTTTTGTGACGCAGTTGATCGCCGAGAGTGCGCATTTTGCCCACAAGGTGTTGTGGTTCAGCACCCTGGTGTCAAAGGCGTCGAACCTGCCTGCCATCGAGACCGCGCTGAAAAAAGCCGGGGTGCTGGAAAGCCAGGTAGTGGAGATGTCCCAGGGGCAAAAGCAAAGCCGCTTTGTGGCCTGGACCTTCCAGACCAAGAACGAGCAGCAGATCTGGCGCCAGCGCTGGGCCCGCGACTAA
- the yejK gene encoding nucleoid-associated protein YejK: protein MPIRHCIVHLIDKKPDGTPAVLHARDSELSESAAIENMLADLNESYNAKQGKAWGFFHAESGAHPFSGWLKEYFDGGQDFTTFSRTAVEHLQKLMEESNLSTGGHVLFAHYQQGMTDYLAIALLHHSEGVAVTDELDVTPSRHLDLGQLHLAARINVSEWQNNKQSKQYISFIKGKNGKKVSEYFRDFIGCQEGVDGPGETRTLLKAFSEFVESEDLPDESAREKTKTLVDYASSQAKLGEPMGLEELSGLIDEDRPKAFYDHIRNKDYGLSPEIPADKRTLNQFRRFTGRAEGLSISFEAHLLGDKIEYDEAAGTLIIKGLPTQLTDQLKRRN from the coding sequence ATGCCGATCCGTCATTGCATCGTCCACCTGATCGACAAAAAACCCGACGGCACGCCCGCAGTTCTCCACGCCCGCGATTCGGAGCTGTCCGAATCGGCCGCCATCGAGAACATGCTTGCCGACCTCAACGAGAGCTATAACGCCAAACAAGGCAAGGCCTGGGGTTTCTTCCATGCCGAGTCCGGCGCGCACCCGTTCAGTGGTTGGTTGAAGGAGTATTTCGACGGTGGCCAGGATTTCACCACCTTTAGCCGCACCGCCGTCGAGCACCTGCAAAAGCTGATGGAAGAGTCCAACCTCTCCACTGGCGGCCACGTGCTGTTTGCCCACTACCAACAAGGCATGACCGATTACCTGGCCATCGCCCTGCTGCACCACAGCGAAGGCGTGGCAGTGACCGACGAGTTGGACGTGACCCCGTCGCGTCACCTGGACCTCGGCCAGTTGCACCTGGCGGCGCGTATCAACGTTTCCGAGTGGCAGAACAACAAGCAGTCCAAGCAGTACATCTCGTTTATCAAGGGCAAGAACGGCAAGAAGGTCTCGGAGTACTTCCGCGACTTTATCGGCTGCCAGGAAGGCGTCGACGGCCCGGGCGAAACCCGCACCCTGCTCAAGGCATTCAGTGAGTTCGTTGAAAGCGAAGACCTGCCGGACGAATCCGCCCGCGAAAAAACCAAGACCCTGGTGGACTACGCCAGCAGCCAGGCCAAGCTCGGCGAGCCGATGGGCCTGGAAGAACTCTCGGGCTTGATCGATGAAGATCGGCCTAAGGCGTTCTACGACCATATCCGCAACAAGGACTACGGTCTGTCGCCGGAAATTCCGGCGGATAAGCGCACCCTCAACCAGTTCCGCCGCTTTACCGGCCGCGCCGAAGGCTTGTCGATCAGTTTTGAAGCACACTTGCTGGGCGACAAGATCGAGTACGACGAGGCGGCTGGCACGCTGATCATCAAGGGTTTGCCGACCCAACTGACCGACCAGCTCAAGCGCCGCAACTGA
- a CDS encoding RNA polymerase sigma factor, giving the protein MMISTPPESQDSQRAESAGGRAHFLQVFLSQRSQMEALVSRRVGCRATAADLVQDLFLRFWRRPLVQVEELSTYLLRCAGNIAIDHLRSESARVRSSEGWLPEQQDNQGCEPQAALEAGNDLRHVEAALRSLPERTRQIFLLNRIHGRKYAEIAKAMGLSQSAVEKHMMRALEACKASLREPSPPRTPGTAP; this is encoded by the coding sequence ATGATGATCAGCACCCCACCGGAGTCCCAGGACAGCCAGCGCGCTGAATCAGCAGGCGGGCGTGCGCATTTCCTGCAGGTGTTTCTCTCGCAGCGTTCACAGATGGAAGCCTTGGTCAGCCGACGTGTCGGTTGCCGTGCCACGGCTGCCGACCTGGTGCAGGATTTATTCCTACGCTTCTGGCGCCGCCCGCTGGTGCAGGTCGAGGAACTCAGCACCTACCTGCTGCGCTGCGCTGGCAACATCGCCATTGACCACCTGCGCAGCGAAAGCGCGCGGGTGCGCAGCAGCGAAGGCTGGCTGCCCGAGCAACAGGATAATCAGGGTTGCGAACCCCAAGCGGCCTTGGAGGCGGGCAATGATCTGCGCCATGTCGAAGCTGCCCTGCGCAGCTTGCCGGAGCGCACGCGGCAGATTTTCCTGCTCAACCGCATTCATGGCCGCAAGTACGCGGAAATCGCCAAGGCCATGGGTCTGTCCCAAAGTGCCGTGGAAAAACATATGATGCGTGCCCTCGAAGCCTGCAAAGCCAGCCTTCGTGAGCCATCACCCCCACGCACGCCAGGGACAGCACCGTGA
- a CDS encoding FecR domain-containing protein, producing MNFSTQVAEQAVHWLMEMQQGALNPRQQAAWQQWLNAHSEHQRAWDHMQRVNQRLRGMPSPLAHAALNAPTSTSRRQALKLLLILGAGSAAAWSLRQQHILPPLTADYRSPVGQRRKVQLADGSQLQLNTGSAVDVHFDGQQRLIRLLEGEILLTGAKGNRPLNVLTGQGLLSSQAARLNVRQFNDHTQLAVLDGHVDVMPNTYSGLPLTVDTAHQVNFTRKGWDTPRATDANSGAWADGMLVAAHMRLEDFLGELSRYRRGQLNCAPQVANLLISGSYPLDDSERILDLLTVSLPVKVRRFTRYWVTVEARA from the coding sequence ATGAACTTCTCGACCCAAGTTGCCGAACAGGCCGTGCATTGGCTGATGGAAATGCAGCAAGGCGCCCTCAACCCGCGCCAACAAGCGGCCTGGCAGCAATGGCTGAATGCCCACAGTGAACACCAGCGCGCCTGGGACCATATGCAACGCGTCAACCAGCGCCTGCGTGGCATGCCATCGCCCCTGGCCCATGCGGCGTTGAACGCGCCAACCTCCACCAGCCGCCGCCAGGCCCTCAAGCTGCTGCTGATCCTCGGCGCTGGTTCGGCCGCCGCCTGGAGCCTGCGCCAGCAACATATCCTGCCGCCGCTCACGGCCGACTACCGCAGCCCCGTCGGTCAACGGCGCAAGGTGCAACTGGCCGACGGCAGCCAGTTGCAGCTCAATACCGGCAGCGCGGTGGATGTGCATTTCGATGGCCAGCAGCGGCTGATCCGCCTGCTCGAAGGCGAGATCCTGCTGACCGGCGCCAAAGGCAACCGGCCGCTCAACGTGCTGACCGGCCAGGGTCTGCTCAGCAGCCAGGCGGCGCGCCTGAATGTGCGCCAGTTCAACGACCACACCCAACTGGCGGTCCTCGACGGCCACGTCGACGTGATGCCCAATACCTACAGCGGCCTGCCGCTGACGGTCGACACCGCACACCAGGTCAACTTCACCCGCAAAGGCTGGGACACCCCGCGCGCCACCGACGCCAACAGCGGCGCGTGGGCCGATGGCATGCTGGTCGCAGCCCACATGCGCCTGGAAGATTTCCTCGGCGAACTCAGCCGTTATCGCCGTGGCCAACTCAATTGCGCCCCCCAGGTCGCCAACCTGCTGATCTCCGGCAGCTACCCGCTGGACGACAGTGAACGCATTCTCGACCTGTTGACCGTCAGCCTGCCGGTCAAAGTGCGGCGCTTTACCCGCTATTGGGTAACCGTCGAGGCGCGAGCCTGA
- a CDS encoding PepSY domain-containing protein, whose amino-acid sequence MKEGFRQAMAWLHTWSGLIFGWLLFAIFLTGTLSYFKDEISHWMQPEVQAYPLDNARSLGVAQTYLQQVAPTAARWFINLPDDRDPALTVMWQDKLDPGRRGNFIQKTLDPVTGQDVQARESMGGEFFYRFHFQLQMPHPWGRWLSTIAAMVMFVALITGIITHKKIFKDFFTFRPRKGQRSWLDGHNAVGVLVLPFHLMITYSSLVIFMSMVMPAPILASYAGDTRAFFNDVFPATNNAPAQGQPGKLLPLLPMYEQARAQWDGGHVGRLGVNNPSDVNASVNVFRASSDNVVHEFDSIVSFSGTSGELLRTSAGQSLPAIIGGSFYGLHMGQFAGPVLRWLYFICGLAGTAMIGTGLVIWLGKRQLKHAKSGVMPFELRLVEVLNIASMSGLMIAIAAFFWANRLLPVGFAERSAWEVQTFFMAWGVSLLHAVLRRGRQGWVEQLSVGALLFVAIPLLNALTTSHHLGVSLATGDWAMAGFDLTCLASGLFLAWAAWKMQHRAAPQPRGERARSLTLKQEAN is encoded by the coding sequence ATGAAAGAGGGTTTTCGCCAGGCCATGGCCTGGTTGCACACCTGGAGCGGGCTGATCTTTGGCTGGCTGCTGTTTGCGATTTTCCTGACGGGCACCTTGTCGTATTTCAAGGACGAGATCAGCCACTGGATGCAGCCCGAAGTGCAGGCTTATCCACTGGACAACGCGCGCAGCCTGGGCGTCGCGCAAACCTATTTGCAGCAGGTGGCGCCAACGGCCGCGCGCTGGTTTATCAACCTGCCGGATGACCGCGACCCCGCCTTGACGGTGATGTGGCAAGACAAACTCGACCCTGGCCGTCGCGGCAATTTCATCCAGAAAACCCTCGACCCGGTTACCGGCCAAGATGTGCAGGCCCGCGAAAGCATGGGCGGCGAGTTCTTCTATCGTTTCCATTTCCAGCTGCAAATGCCCCATCCTTGGGGCCGCTGGCTGTCCACCATCGCTGCGATGGTGATGTTTGTCGCGCTGATCACCGGGATCATCACCCACAAGAAAATTTTCAAGGACTTCTTCACCTTCCGCCCGCGCAAAGGCCAGCGTTCCTGGCTCGACGGGCATAACGCGGTCGGTGTGCTGGTGCTGCCGTTCCACCTGATGATCACCTACAGCAGCCTGGTGATTTTCATGAGCATGGTGATGCCGGCGCCGATCCTCGCCTCCTATGCGGGTGATACCCGCGCCTTTTTCAACGACGTGTTCCCCGCCACCAACAACGCGCCGGCGCAGGGGCAACCGGGCAAATTGCTGCCGCTGTTGCCGATGTACGAACAGGCGCGGGCGCAATGGGACGGTGGCCATGTGGGGCGTCTGGGGGTGAACAACCCCAGCGACGTGAACGCTTCGGTCAATGTGTTTCGGGCCAGTTCCGACAACGTGGTGCATGAGTTCGACAGCATCGTGTCGTTCAGCGGCACCAGCGGCGAACTGCTGCGCACCAGTGCCGGGCAATCGCTGCCGGCGATCATCGGCGGCAGTTTCTACGGCCTGCACATGGGCCAGTTCGCCGGGCCGGTGTTGCGTTGGTTGTACTTTATCTGCGGGCTGGCGGGCACGGCGATGATCGGCACCGGGCTGGTGATCTGGCTGGGCAAGCGTCAACTCAAGCACGCCAAGAGCGGCGTGATGCCGTTTGAACTGCGCCTGGTGGAGGTGCTCAACATCGCCAGCATGTCCGGGTTGATGATCGCCATTGCGGCGTTCTTCTGGGCCAACCGCCTGCTGCCGGTGGGCTTTGCCGAGCGCTCTGCCTGGGAAGTACAGACCTTCTTCATGGCCTGGGGTGTGAGCCTGCTGCACGCGGTCCTGCGCCGTGGCCGCCAGGGCTGGGTTGAACAACTGAGTGTCGGCGCGCTGCTGTTTGTCGCGATCCCGCTGCTCAATGCGCTGACCACTTCGCACCACCTGGGCGTGTCGCTGGCGACGGGTGATTGGGCCATGGCCGGTTTCGACCTGACGTGCCTGGCCAGCGGCTTATTCCTCGCCTGGGCCGCGTGGAAGATGCAGCACCGTGCTGCGCCCCAGCCCAGGGGCGAGCGGGCGCGTTCGTTGACCCTCAAGCAGGAGGCGAACTGA
- a CDS encoding DUF3325 domain-containing protein: MLLALLMCYAGFTALCLSTDRHHGELLHSKPSPQRRVGLRAAGWLLLALSIWPAVALGGWSRGLVEWCAVLMLSALLLVLLLPYRPRLALILAGVGLLASPVAAFAIL; this comes from the coding sequence ATGCTGCTCGCACTCTTGATGTGCTACGCCGGGTTCACTGCGCTGTGCCTGTCCACCGACCGTCACCATGGCGAATTGCTGCACAGCAAGCCGTCGCCCCAACGGCGCGTGGGGTTGCGGGCGGCGGGCTGGTTGCTGCTGGCACTGTCGATCTGGCCTGCCGTGGCGCTCGGTGGTTGGAGCCGGGGCCTGGTGGAGTGGTGCGCGGTGTTGATGCTCAGTGCGCTGTTGCTGGTGCTGTTGTTGCCGTATCGGCCACGGTTGGCCTTGATCCTGGCGGGCGTCGGCCTGCTGGCCAGCCCCGTCGCGGCCTTCGCCATCCTCTGA